CAGCACCGTCCCGTCGCCCTCCTGAGTGGCGGCCAGCTTGCCGACCAGATAGCCATACTGCTCGACCCAGAAACGCGAGATCGACGCGAATTCCTTCCCCTGCCAATTGTGCGAAAAGCTGTGGTGGTCGTCGCGCAAACCGAGGAACGGATACACCTGCCCGGAGAGATTGTTCGTCAGCAGCATGGTCGCGATCCGCGTGCGGTCGGCCTGAAACGCCAGGGCCACGATGTCGCACATCAACCGCGCGTGGACATCGAGCTGCGTGGGCAGGCCGTTGGGCGGTCGCTTCGCCTTGAACGCGTCATTCGCGGCGTCCTTGTCGTTCGCCTGCAACCGCGACAGCCGACCTTCCACTTCGCGCACGCTGCTGGCGTATTCCTCGATCTTCGCCTGGTCGGAACGGGATGCTTTGCGAGTCACATCGCGGAGCTGTTCGCGGACGTGATCCAGAACACTCGCGTGCGTCCGATTCCCTTTGCTTTCGAACAGGCTGTCGAACGCCAACGAGGGGTACAGCTCGGTGGGCACCGGCGACACGGGCGAACTCCACGACACGTGCGAGGCATACATCATCGAATTGCCCGACTCGTGAAAGCCGCTGATCGGGCGCTCGCAGGCCAGCACCAAGCTGGACAGCGCAGTCGCATCGCCAATGCGTTTCGCGAGCACTTGGTCCAAGCTGGCGGCGGCGCGAATTTCTCGGCCGTTCTTCGGTCCAACGCCGCTGAGAATGGCGGCCGCTCCTTGAGCGTGCCCGCCGCCGTAGGGGTTGCGCAAGCCGTGGAGGAAGTTGACCTTTTCCTTGACCGGTTCCAGCGAGGCGAAGGCGGGGCCGAGTTCCAAATTCGCGCCGTCTCCCTTCGACCACCATTCGGCTGCATGAATGCCGTCGCCGAAGAACAGGAACGCGAACCGCTTCGGCGGAGCGTTTTCAGAGGGGCGATCACCGGCTGCCGAACAGATCGATTCGAGCCACGGCAATGCCACCGTCGCTCCGAGACCCTTTAAGACAACGCGACGCGAGAATTGGGATGCCATGTGAAATTCCTTTCGAGGTTTTGTTGGTGATTCGAATCGTTTCTCAGTTGCTGGCCACAGGATAATCCCGGCCGCGCTGCTGGCGAAACTGCGGACTCAATACAACTGTCTCAAACAACGTTGAAAATCGTCCATCCGCTTGCAACCGTTTTTCCATCTCCTGGAGCAACGGTTGGTCCGACAGCAACACTGAGCGGCCAAGTGCATAGCCTAAGAACTTGCGGCACAGTTGGCGATCGAAATCCGAACGGCGCTGCTTTTCCACGTACTCGATCAAGCCGGAAATTCCCTCCACATTCTCGCTGCCGTGAATCTGACCGGCGGTCTGGATCGTGCGGCCGGCCAGGTCCTTCGACCGCGAGCGGCCGATCGCATCGAAACCTTCCATCGTCAGCCCCAGGCCATCGAAGTGGACGTGGCACATCGCACATTTCCGGTTGGCAACGTGGTCGGCCAGCAGTTCGCGAATCGTCTTCGATGCCTCCTTCTCTGTCTTCGGCAATTCCGGTACGTCGGCAGGAGGCGGCGGGAAATGCTGGCCGAGCAAGTGATGCACGACCCAGAACCCACGCTTCACGGGGCTCGTGCGCTGACCGGCCGAGTTCTTCGCCAAGATCACCGGCATGCCGAACAAACCGCCGCGGCCGACGCTCCGCAATCCCTCGACACGATGCCACTCGGATCGCTCCGTCGAAAGCTTTCGGTATTGGGCCTCGATCGCGCCGCCGTAGTACTTGGCGAGGACATCGTTGACGAACGTCGTGTCGCTGCGGAGCACTTCGCCGACCGGTTGGTCCTGCTGAATCAAATGCATGATCAGCCGCGTCGGCTCGTCGAACATCGCCTGCCGCAGGGCCGCGTCGTAGCCGGAAAATGACCCGGCCGGGATCGGGTCCTTCGCCAGGTAATCGCGATATCGCAGCCATTGGCCGAAGAACTCGCGAGCAAACGCCTCGACCTTCGGGTCCTTGAGCATGCGCCGCGTTTGGCCTCGCAGTACGGTTTCGTTCTGGAGCTTCCCGGATCGAGCCGCCGCCGCAAGTTCTTCATCCGGCAACGACGACCAGAGGAAATAGCTTAGCCGCCGAGCAAGCGCGTCGTTGGACAGCGGGTAGACGCCGTTGCCCGCGGGCGATTCCGGAATGCGGTAGAAGAAGTCGGGCGACATCAACACGGCCGTGAACACGCCACGCAGCGAATCCTCGACGTCTTGGCCTTGCTTCCGCAGCCGCTGGTAAAGCCCCCGCAACGCGGCCGATTCGTCCGGCCGCAGCGACCGGCGATACGCCCGCTCAGCCAGCCGTTCCAGATCGGCGAGCGCCGGCTGCTCCGCCTGCTGCAAGGTCCGACGATGTTCGGCCAGCCCGGCCCGAACTTGCTGAAAGAATCCGTGGATCAGATCGAACTGCGAATTCGGCTTCTCGGGCTGAATGGCGTCCTCGACCAGTTTCACACCGAGTTTTTCCAAATAGACCCGTTCGAACTTGGACAGCAGTTCTTCCTCGACGAGCAACGGATCCTCGGCCCGCAGAAAATCGAATCGCTTGTCGTGCAGCACGTGCCGCTCGGCCCGCTCGAACCAGACGAAGCCGCGAAGCAACGTCTCGACGCTTTCCGTGACGAAGTCGAGTTCCTTCCACAGGCGATTCAACTCGGCTTGCTCCGCCTCGGTCAGCACCTTTTCCACGAGCGGCCGGTCGTCGCGAAAGAAACCTTCGACGAGGTGGAAACCGGCGGCCAAGCCGCGACTGTTGTCGACGTAAAAGAAGCGATTGGGAAACGCGAAGCAGAAACGCTCGGCCGAACTCGCGAGGTCCTTGGCCAGTTGGCTGTCGGGCCGAATCAACAGTTCCGCACCGGTCGCTTGCGGTGAGTCGGGACGTTTGCCGGTCGCCGTCTGGACGGAAACGGCGGACTCCGGAGTGGCTTGCACGTCCAACTCGCACTCCAGCAAGAACTGTTTTCCCTGGAGCGCCGTCGCCGTTTCCGGAGTGAGCGGGATTTCGATCATCGCCGGTGTCTGCACGGCCAGCGAATCGGGAGCGAGCGTGCCGCCGCGCGGATGCTTGCCGAAACCGAGTTGCCGCGCGACTTCGGGAGCGTCTCGTTCGAGCACCGCTCGCAGCGTTTCGACTTCTTGGCTTTGTTCGTCTTTCTCGTTTCGCGGCGGGTTGTCGGACTTGCTGAACAAGGGCCGATGGATCACGACCACGCCGGGCGGACCAGCGTCAAACGCCGGATCAACGCGCAGATAAAACGTGACGCCCGACACCGGAGTGTCACCTTTCTTTGTCGGCAACTTCCCGACCTTGAACTCGTGCCGTGTCTTAAACACGCCCGCTTCAAACTTATCCCGCGCCGCCGCCGCTTGAGCCCGCAACTCGAGATGGCGAATCGGCCAGTTGCCGGCATTCGAGTTTATGAGGTTGGAATCCTTCTTGGTCAGTTTGCTCTGCACAAAAACGATGAGCTGCTCCAACTCCCGCAGTGGCTGCGGCACCTCTTTGGCATCGGTTGGGGCGGGCAGCGACTCCCACTGCGTGCCGAGTTGTTTGACGTAGCCGCTGCCGGACTTCGCTTCGTTCAGCGTTTTCCAAACGAGCGTCAGATACTTCCCGCTCAGCCCGCGCCTCGCGGCCCAATCATCGAGACTCGCGCCGCGATCGGGCTCGCCGCGATGTCGAAATCGCCAGGCCGCTTCCAGGTACTCGCCGACCCGCACTTCATGCCGGCGATAGAAATCGATGATCGCCTGCTCGGTCA
Above is a window of Anatilimnocola aggregata DNA encoding:
- a CDS encoding DUF1552 domain-containing protein, yielding MASQFSRRVVLKGLGATVALPWLESICSAAGDRPSENAPPKRFAFLFFGDGIHAAEWWSKGDGANLELGPAFASLEPVKEKVNFLHGLRNPYGGGHAQGAAAILSGVGPKNGREIRAAASLDQVLAKRIGDATALSSLVLACERPISGFHESGNSMMYASHVSWSSPVSPVPTELYPSLAFDSLFESKGNRTHASVLDHVREQLRDVTRKASRSDQAKIEEYASSVREVEGRLSRLQANDKDAANDAFKAKRPPNGLPTQLDVHARLMCDIVALAFQADRTRIATMLLTNNLSGQVYPFLGLRDDHHSFSHNWQGKEFASISRFWVEQYGYLVGKLAATQEGDGTVLDNSCIMLANEQWVAHSAEKVPLLMAGGLGGEFATGRTLEFEKSQNRKFSSLLMTVSDRMGLKLDSFGDSTQQLDI
- a CDS encoding DUF1592 domain-containing protein, producing MSQIVKQRQLNWNAFPAIVWLAGLAVCFAPRATAADLFQERVAPFAKKYCHNCHSKQQAKGELDLTRYGRDRDVTSDFRRWNSVVEFIRGGEMPPEDEPQPTLEERNAVVAAIETILIAEAKKHAGDPGIVLPRRLSNTEYELSLRDLTGVAIRATAEFPADPAGGEGFDNTGEALGMTPSLLNKYLGAAQFASQHLVLKPHGIAFAPLPVTSYNERKKLTEQAIIDFYRRHEVRVGEYLEAAWRFRHRGEPDRGASLDDWAARRGLSGKYLTLVWKTLNEAKSGSGYVKQLGTQWESLPAPTDAKEVPQPLRELEQLIVFVQSKLTKKDSNLINSNAGNWPIRHLELRAQAAAARDKFEAGVFKTRHEFKVGKLPTKKGDTPVSGVTFYLRVDPAFDAGPPGVVVIHRPLFSKSDNPPRNEKDEQSQEVETLRAVLERDAPEVARQLGFGKHPRGGTLAPDSLAVQTPAMIEIPLTPETATALQGKQFLLECELDVQATPESAVSVQTATGKRPDSPQATGAELLIRPDSQLAKDLASSAERFCFAFPNRFFYVDNSRGLAAGFHLVEGFFRDDRPLVEKVLTEAEQAELNRLWKELDFVTESVETLLRGFVWFERAERHVLHDKRFDFLRAEDPLLVEEELLSKFERVYLEKLGVKLVEDAIQPEKPNSQFDLIHGFFQQVRAGLAEHRRTLQQAEQPALADLERLAERAYRRSLRPDESAALRGLYQRLRKQGQDVEDSLRGVFTAVLMSPDFFYRIPESPAGNGVYPLSNDALARRLSYFLWSSLPDEELAAAARSGKLQNETVLRGQTRRMLKDPKVEAFAREFFGQWLRYRDYLAKDPIPAGSFSGYDAALRQAMFDEPTRLIMHLIQQDQPVGEVLRSDTTFVNDVLAKYYGGAIEAQYRKLSTERSEWHRVEGLRSVGRGGLFGMPVILAKNSAGQRTSPVKRGFWVVHHLLGQHFPPPPADVPELPKTEKEASKTIRELLADHVANRKCAMCHVHFDGLGLTMEGFDAIGRSRSKDLAGRTIQTAGQIHGSENVEGISGLIEYVEKQRRSDFDRQLCRKFLGYALGRSVLLSDQPLLQEMEKRLQADGRFSTLFETVVLSPQFRQQRGRDYPVASN